One Nocardioides aromaticivorans genomic window carries:
- the pyrH gene encoding UMP kinase encodes MPGYKRVLLKLSGEVFGGGKVGVDPDVVQAIAREIKAVVDAGVQIAVVTGGGNFFRGAELQQRGMDRVRADYMGMLGIVMNCLALQDFLEKLGVETRVQTAITMGQVAEPYIPRRAIRHMEKGRVVIFGAGMGMPYFSTDTVAVQRALESKCDVVLVAKSGVDGVYTADPKVDPTATKYDELSYDEAISKGLRIMDQTAFALCGENKLPMIVFGMEPEGNILRVVRGEKIGTRVSAG; translated from the coding sequence GTGCCCGGTTACAAGCGAGTCCTGCTGAAGCTCTCGGGTGAGGTCTTCGGCGGAGGCAAGGTCGGCGTCGATCCCGACGTCGTGCAGGCGATCGCCCGCGAGATCAAGGCGGTCGTGGACGCGGGCGTCCAGATCGCCGTGGTGACGGGCGGCGGCAACTTCTTCCGCGGTGCCGAGCTCCAGCAGCGGGGCATGGACCGCGTCCGTGCCGACTACATGGGCATGCTCGGCATCGTCATGAACTGCCTGGCGCTCCAGGACTTCCTGGAGAAGCTGGGCGTCGAGACCCGCGTGCAGACCGCCATCACGATGGGCCAGGTCGCCGAGCCCTACATCCCGCGCCGCGCGATCCGGCACATGGAGAAGGGCCGCGTCGTGATCTTCGGCGCCGGCATGGGCATGCCCTACTTCTCGACCGACACCGTCGCCGTCCAGCGCGCGCTCGAGAGCAAGTGCGATGTCGTCCTCGTGGCGAAGAGCGGCGTCGACGGCGTCTACACCGCCGACCCCAAGGTCGACCCGACGGCCACCAAGTACGACGAGCTCAGCTACGACGAGGCCATCTCGAAGGGCCTGCGGATCATGGACCAGACCGCGTTCGCGCTCTGCGGGGAGAACAAGCTCCCGATGATCGTCTTCGGCATGGAGCCGGAGGGCAACATCCTTCGGGTGGTCCGGGGTGAGAAGATCGGGACGCGGGTCAGCGCAGGCTGA
- a CDS encoding SHOCT domain-containing protein, which translates to MGLIQAAVGAIGGTLADQWVDFYGVPDGVGSTVAVFPAVAKGQNAGRGSNTQGSEGVITNGSKIIVPEGYGLVLLEDGAFTGFAAEPGAYIWNSDDPASQSVFTGGGLVDSIIKQSWERFKFGGRPSAQQSAIFVTLKELPNNKFGTQSEIYWDDAFLNTQVGAITRGTYTLKITDPLTFIRNFVPADVIGGRQQFDFTDIDNPAGEQLFNEVVGSLAPAFSMYTNDPAKGNRITRLQQDSIGFAQSLSAAVEQNYQWRTDRGLEIVKVALVSIEYDANTRELLKNVQRADALSGSRGNSNLQASVAAGIEAAGENAGPGGLIGMGMATGGMGLGGLQQPATPAPAAPAPAPAAPAAPAAPAAPAAEDPMAVLKRAKEMLDAGLITQEDYDAAKAKALGL; encoded by the coding sequence GTGGGACTCATCCAGGCTGCTGTCGGCGCGATCGGCGGCACGCTCGCCGACCAGTGGGTCGACTTCTACGGCGTCCCGGACGGCGTCGGCTCGACGGTTGCGGTCTTCCCCGCGGTCGCGAAGGGCCAGAACGCCGGCCGCGGCAGCAACACGCAGGGCTCCGAGGGCGTGATCACGAACGGCTCCAAGATCATCGTGCCGGAGGGCTACGGGCTGGTGCTGCTCGAGGACGGCGCCTTCACGGGCTTCGCCGCCGAGCCGGGCGCCTACATCTGGAACTCCGACGACCCGGCCTCGCAGTCGGTCTTCACCGGCGGCGGGCTGGTCGACTCGATCATCAAGCAGAGCTGGGAGCGCTTCAAGTTCGGCGGTCGCCCGTCCGCCCAGCAGTCCGCGATCTTCGTGACGCTCAAGGAGCTGCCCAACAACAAGTTCGGCACCCAGTCGGAGATCTACTGGGACGACGCCTTCCTCAACACCCAGGTCGGCGCGATCACCCGCGGCACCTACACGCTGAAGATCACCGACCCGCTGACCTTCATCCGCAACTTCGTCCCGGCCGACGTCATCGGCGGGCGCCAGCAGTTCGACTTCACCGACATCGACAACCCGGCGGGCGAGCAGCTCTTCAACGAGGTCGTGGGCTCGCTGGCCCCGGCGTTCTCGATGTACACCAACGACCCTGCCAAGGGCAACCGGATCACCCGGCTCCAGCAGGACTCGATCGGGTTCGCCCAGTCGCTCTCCGCCGCCGTCGAGCAGAACTACCAGTGGCGCACCGACCGTGGCCTCGAGATCGTCAAGGTCGCCCTCGTCTCCATCGAGTACGACGCCAACACCCGCGAGCTGCTCAAGAACGTCCAGCGTGCCGACGCCCTGTCCGGCTCGCGCGGCAACTCCAACCTGCAGGCGTCGGTCGCCGCGGGCATCGAGGCCGCGGGCGAGAACGCCGGTCCCGGCGGCCTGATCGGGATGGGCATGGCGACGGGCGGGATGGGCCTCGGTGGCCTCCAGCAGCCGGCCACGCCGGCCCCCGCCGCCCCGGCTCCCGCCCCGGCCGCCCCGGCGGCTCCGGCAGCTCCGGCGGCCCCGGCCGCCGAGGACCCGATGGCGGTCCTCAAGCGCGCCAAGGAGATGCTCGACGCCGGCCTCATCACGCAGGAGGACTACGACGCGGCGAAGGCGAAGGCGCTCGGTCTGTGA
- a CDS encoding phospholipase D-like domain-containing protein, translating to MSARERVCRLLGPLLAALLLVTACTDARSDEPRGDQPAGLVPGPYDVRPGVVLGTPVDDTETQAAEHPVVARLLELIAHTPKGERIRIITRSFSLHPVADALVDAHQRGVSVQIIANRFASKSFRAVAKMRDEVGTDRRKDSFIYLSSGSRRGPRTGTHQKTWTFSRVGDSRHVVMVGSANLSYYSTQQYSDMYVFVDRTDVWRAFDRDFRDQVGIEKPRGPGYAPVLGRDRAWFFPGWDEETDPVQALLRDLPARGTVLRFAMYAWHSERGRRLAEIVADKARGGARVQVISLNIGKEIVASLRAAGVEVHSARFRNGNDVHSKLSLLEWTAADGARHRRVITGSDNFGSDSLPRDELALEIAPDRGSWRRYVRWYDAIIERAAGEGH from the coding sequence ATGAGCGCGCGTGAGCGCGTCTGCCGGCTTCTCGGGCCCCTGCTGGCAGCCCTGCTCCTCGTCACGGCCTGCACCGATGCCCGTTCCGACGAGCCCCGCGGAGACCAGCCCGCGGGCCTCGTCCCCGGTCCGTACGACGTCCGGCCGGGCGTCGTACTCGGGACGCCGGTGGACGACACGGAGACCCAGGCGGCCGAGCACCCGGTGGTCGCCCGGCTCCTGGAGCTGATCGCCCACACCCCGAAGGGGGAGCGGATCCGGATCATCACCCGGTCGTTCTCGCTGCACCCCGTCGCGGACGCGCTGGTCGACGCCCACCAGCGGGGCGTCTCGGTGCAGATCATCGCCAACCGGTTCGCGTCGAAGAGCTTCCGCGCGGTCGCGAAGATGAGGGACGAGGTCGGCACCGACCGGCGCAAGGACTCCTTCATCTACCTGTCGAGCGGCTCGCGGCGGGGCCCGCGGACCGGCACGCACCAGAAGACCTGGACCTTCAGCCGGGTCGGCGACTCGCGCCACGTCGTGATGGTCGGCTCCGCGAACCTGTCCTACTACTCCACCCAGCAGTACAGCGACATGTACGTCTTCGTCGACCGGACCGACGTGTGGCGGGCCTTCGACCGCGACTTCCGCGACCAGGTCGGGATCGAAAAGCCCCGGGGCCCCGGCTACGCGCCGGTGCTCGGCAGGGACCGGGCGTGGTTCTTCCCCGGCTGGGACGAGGAGACCGACCCCGTCCAGGCGTTGCTCCGCGACCTGCCGGCCCGCGGCACGGTGCTGCGCTTCGCGATGTACGCCTGGCACAGCGAGCGCGGCCGCCGGCTGGCGGAGATCGTGGCGGACAAGGCCCGCGGCGGAGCCCGGGTGCAGGTCATCTCGCTGAACATCGGCAAGGAGATCGTGGCCAGCCTGCGGGCGGCCGGCGTGGAGGTGCACAGCGCGCGGTTCCGCAACGGCAACGACGTCCACAGCAAGCTCAGCCTGCTCGAGTGGACCGCGGCCGACGGTGCCCGGCACCGCCGGGTCATCACCGGCAGCGACAACTTCGGGTCGGACTCCCTGCCGCGCGACGAGCTGGCGCTCGAGATCGCGCCCGACCGGGGATCGTGGCGCCGCTACGTGCGCTGGTACGACGCGATCATCGAACGCGCTGCCGGCGAGGGTCACTGA
- the tsf gene encoding translation elongation factor Ts, which translates to MAFTAADVKKLRELTGAGMMDCKKALDETDGDFDKAVELLRVKGAAKAAARGAERETSAGLVANAGGALIELKSETDFVAKNEEFIKAAQQIAEAVDAGKATDTEAAKALPLGDSTVGQVVENLAITIGEKIELGGVAYFDGPVAVYLHKRAADLPPAVGVLVEYDGDEAAARGAAMQVAALKAQYLTRDEVPADIVAAEKDVLTKKTIEEGKPEAAVAKIVEGRLGGFFKELVLLEQESVSESKKTVKAVLDEAGTTVKRFARFEVGA; encoded by the coding sequence ATGGCATTCACTGCTGCTGACGTCAAGAAGCTCCGCGAGCTGACCGGCGCCGGAATGATGGACTGCAAGAAGGCGCTCGACGAGACCGACGGCGACTTCGACAAGGCCGTCGAGCTGCTCCGCGTCAAGGGCGCCGCCAAGGCGGCCGCCCGCGGCGCCGAGCGCGAGACCTCGGCCGGTCTCGTGGCCAACGCCGGCGGCGCGCTCATCGAGCTGAAGTCGGAGACCGACTTCGTCGCGAAGAACGAGGAGTTCATCAAGGCCGCCCAGCAGATCGCCGAGGCGGTCGACGCGGGCAAGGCCACCGACACCGAGGCCGCCAAGGCGCTGCCGCTGGGCGACAGCACCGTCGGCCAGGTGGTCGAGAACCTCGCCATCACCATCGGCGAGAAGATCGAGCTCGGCGGCGTCGCGTACTTCGACGGCCCGGTCGCGGTCTACCTGCACAAGCGTGCGGCCGACCTGCCGCCCGCCGTCGGCGTGCTCGTCGAGTACGACGGCGACGAGGCCGCTGCCCGTGGCGCCGCGATGCAGGTCGCCGCGCTCAAGGCGCAGTACCTCACCCGCGACGAGGTCCCCGCGGACATCGTCGCGGCCGAGAAGGACGTCCTGACCAAGAAGACGATCGAGGAGGGCAAGCCCGAGGCTGCCGTCGCCAAGATCGTCGAGGGTCGCCTGGGCGGCTTCTTCAAGGAGCTCGTGCTCCTCGAGCAGGAGTCGGTCTCGGAGTCGAAGAAGACGGTCAAGGCCGTCCTCGACGAGGCCGGCACGACGGTCAAGCGCTTCGCGCGCTTCGAGGTCGGCGCCTGA
- a CDS encoding TFIIB-type zinc ribbon-containing protein, with protein MTQEPVEPQQPTFDGPPLSLEEELAAAKAEPEAGPSIETVNESLKDGLNRCPKCGSTDVQLRASTGMLVCLFCRNEWHEARVEEEFGLGEGIDELEGTVIASGAEDIRADASDVLTFKCEACGAEVVVDTAHALNARCHWCRHTLNVNQQIPNGAVPDAVLPFRLTKEEAVEKIRAFAGSRRLFAHRRFKKEFVPENVLGVYLPYLVIDARAESQYWGKGEVQTRRWTETTGSGDNKRTTTYYAADIYQVTRQVSFTVDDLTVEGSSERAQFGTANTNNIVNSILPFDTKNAVKWNASYLVGFTSEKRDLNVEAVKPVLEDQLLSIGRSQVHASLGRFDRGVRWEQEKVDVGGSRWVSMYLPVWLYSYQQESNGLLHYIAVNARTGETMGSIPVSQPKLLLAAFTVGTFLEGIAGSILVASA; from the coding sequence GTGACGCAGGAGCCGGTGGAGCCGCAGCAGCCGACCTTCGACGGTCCGCCGCTGTCGCTCGAGGAGGAGCTGGCCGCGGCCAAGGCCGAGCCAGAGGCGGGGCCCAGCATCGAGACCGTCAACGAGTCGCTCAAGGACGGCCTCAACAGGTGCCCGAAGTGCGGTTCGACCGACGTCCAGCTGCGCGCGTCGACCGGGATGCTGGTGTGCCTGTTCTGCCGCAACGAGTGGCACGAGGCGCGGGTCGAGGAGGAGTTCGGCCTCGGTGAGGGCATCGACGAGCTCGAGGGCACGGTCATCGCCAGCGGCGCGGAGGACATCCGGGCCGACGCCAGCGACGTGCTCACCTTCAAGTGCGAGGCCTGCGGGGCCGAGGTCGTCGTCGACACCGCGCACGCGCTCAACGCCCGCTGCCACTGGTGCCGGCACACGCTGAACGTCAACCAGCAGATCCCCAACGGCGCCGTACCCGACGCGGTCCTGCCGTTCCGGCTCACCAAGGAGGAGGCGGTCGAGAAGATCCGCGCCTTCGCGGGCAGCCGTCGGCTGTTCGCGCACCGCCGGTTCAAGAAGGAGTTCGTGCCGGAGAACGTCCTGGGTGTCTACCTGCCCTACCTGGTCATCGACGCCCGCGCCGAGTCGCAGTACTGGGGCAAGGGCGAGGTCCAGACCCGACGCTGGACCGAGACGACGGGCAGCGGGGACAACAAGCGCACGACGACCTACTACGCCGCCGACATCTACCAGGTCACGCGCCAGGTCAGCTTCACCGTCGACGACCTCACCGTCGAGGGCTCCTCGGAGCGCGCGCAGTTCGGCACCGCGAACACCAACAACATCGTCAACTCGATCCTGCCGTTCGACACGAAGAACGCCGTGAAGTGGAACGCCAGCTACCTCGTCGGCTTCACCAGCGAGAAGCGCGACCTCAACGTCGAGGCGGTCAAGCCGGTCCTCGAGGACCAGCTCCTCTCGATCGGCCGCTCGCAGGTGCACGCCTCGCTCGGCCGGTTCGACCGCGGCGTGCGGTGGGAGCAGGAGAAGGTCGACGTCGGCGGATCGCGCTGGGTGTCGATGTACCTCCCGGTGTGGCTCTACTCCTACCAGCAGGAGAGCAACGGCCTCCTGCACTACATCGCGGTCAACGCGCGGACGGGGGAGACGATGGGCAGCATCCCGGTCTCACAGCCCAAGCTGCTGCTCGCGGCGTTCACGGTCGGCACCTTCCTCGAGGGCATCGCCGGCTCGATCCTGGTGGCGTCCGCATGA